The Mastacembelus armatus chromosome 9, fMasArm1.2, whole genome shotgun sequence genome contains a region encoding:
- the LOC113139183 gene encoding putative defense protein Hdd11-like isoform X2: MKHQVLVVSADRSAETWGYPSGAPTGACEDMLPRHSGVQPQPSTAPYFLLMNTKIFQPGKPITVTITGPPYRGVLLEARTGKSTNALGSWQLPPPDTRFLECSGNPYGAVTHSNTNPKGSTTVYSWIPPNITSPVYFMATVAQQRAVYWVNVRSSMLIRGGPEGFFLIKNTSDGMAEEKPLLLLLMCFLILQILG; this comes from the exons ATGAAACACCAGGTCTTGGTAGTGAGCGCAGACAGATCTGCTGAGACATG GGGCTATCCCAGTGGTGCTCCCACGGGTGCCTGTGAGGATATGTTGCCTCGCCACTCTGGGGTACAGCCTCAGCCTTCAACAGCACCTTACTTCCTTCTCATGAACACCAAGATATTTCAGCCAGGCAAACCCATTACAG tcACTATCACTGGACCACCATACAGAGGTGTCCTTCTGGAAGCCCGGACAGGCAAAAGCACTAATGCTCTGGGGAGCTGGCAACTCCCTCCTCCAGACACAAGGTTTCTCGAG TGCTCAGGGAACCCATATGGTGCTGTTACTCATTCCAACACCAACCCGAAGGGCAGCACTACTGTTTACAGCTGGATACCACCCAACATCACAAGTCCTGTCTACTTCAT ggCCACAGTAGCTCAGCAGCGTGCAGTTTACTGGGTTAATGTGAGATCCTCCATGCTGATCAGAG GGGGACCAGAAGGGTTTTTCCTGATAAAAAATACAAGTGATggaatggctgaagaaaaacctctgctcctcctcctgatgTGTTTTTTGATATTGCAGATACTGGGCTGA
- the LOC113139183 gene encoding putative defense protein Hdd11-like isoform X1 — protein MELSLPVCIVLSLCFSSVRGYPSGAPTGACEDMLPRHSGVQPQPSTAPYFLLMNTKIFQPGKPITVTITGPPYRGVLLEARTGKSTNALGSWQLPPPDTRFLECSGNPYGAVTHSNTNPKGSTTVYSWIPPNITSPVYFMATVAQQRAVYWVNVRSSMLIRGGPEGFFLIKNTSDGMAEEKPLLLLLMCFLILQILG, from the exons ATGGAGCTCTCATTGCCTGTTTGCATTGTGCTCTCATTGTGCTTCTCTTCTGTTAGGGGCTATCCCAGTGGTGCTCCCACGGGTGCCTGTGAGGATATGTTGCCTCGCCACTCTGGGGTACAGCCTCAGCCTTCAACAGCACCTTACTTCCTTCTCATGAACACCAAGATATTTCAGCCAGGCAAACCCATTACAG tcACTATCACTGGACCACCATACAGAGGTGTCCTTCTGGAAGCCCGGACAGGCAAAAGCACTAATGCTCTGGGGAGCTGGCAACTCCCTCCTCCAGACACAAGGTTTCTCGAG TGCTCAGGGAACCCATATGGTGCTGTTACTCATTCCAACACCAACCCGAAGGGCAGCACTACTGTTTACAGCTGGATACCACCCAACATCACAAGTCCTGTCTACTTCAT ggCCACAGTAGCTCAGCAGCGTGCAGTTTACTGGGTTAATGTGAGATCCTCCATGCTGATCAGAG GGGGACCAGAAGGGTTTTTCCTGATAAAAAATACAAGTGATggaatggctgaagaaaaacctctgctcctcctcctgatgTGTTTTTTGATATTGCAGATACTGGGCTGA
- the egflam gene encoding pikachurin isoform X3, producing MEGIAEGAFTQINCSSPLYVGGVPEYDQTKRTAGVIKPFTGIIQKLILNDRTIPITAGSAGGVNVANSAHPCVESPCANGGTCRPKWDGYECDCPLGYDGRHCQKAVTEAIEIPQFIGRSYLTYDNRDILKRVSGSRTNLFMRFKSTAKDGLLLWRGDSPMRPNSDFLSMGLQDGALIFSYNLGSGATNIVVNGTFSDGKWHRVKAVRDGQSGKLTVDDYGAKTGRSPGKMRQLNINGPLYVGGMKEIALHTNRQYIGGLVGCVSHLTLSTDYHLALVEDAADGKNINTCSN from the exons ATGGAAGGAATTGCTGAG GGCGCTTTCACTCAGATCAACTGTAGTTCACCTCTGTATGTTGGTGGAGTACCAGAATATGATCAAACCAAGAGGACAGCAGGTGTAATAAAGCCCTTCACTGGAATTATTCAGAAG CTGATACTCAATGACCGCACCATCCCAATTACAGCTGGCTCTGCTGGTGGAGTTAATGTAGCAAATTCAGCGCACCCATGTGTGGAAAGTCCCTGCGCCAATGGGGGGACCTGCCGgccaaagtgggatggatatGAGTGTGACTGCCCCCTAGGGTATGATGGGAGACACTGCCAGAAAG CTGTGACTGAAGCCATCGAGATCCCGCAGTTCATTGGCCGTAGTTACTTGACATATGACAACAGAGATATCCTCAAAAG GGTTTCTGGGTCCAGGACCAACCTTTTTATGCGTTTTAAGAGTACAGCCAAGGATGGCTTGTTGCTGTGGCGAGGAGACAGTCCAATGAGGCCCAACAGTGACTTCCTGTCTATGGGGCTTCAGGATGGTGCACTGATTTTCag TTATAACCTGGGCAGTGGTGCTACAAACATTGTTGTCAATGGGACCTTTAGTGATGGAAAGTGGCACAGAGTCAAAGCTGTAAG GGATGGCCAGTCAGGAAAGCTGACGGTCGATGACTATGGAGCAAAGACGGGCAGGTCACCTGGCAAGATGAGACAGCTCAATATCAATGGCCCTTTATATGTTG GTGGCATGAAAGAGATAGCTCTTCACACAAACAGGCAGTACATTGGAGGTTTGGTGGGCTGCGTGTCCCACTTGACACTCTCCACTGATTATCACTTAGCACTGGTGGAGGATGCTGCCGATGGCAAGAACATTAACACCTGCTCTAACTAG
- the LOC113138891 gene encoding melanopsin-A-like has product MWSNVSMELEKEHTKSNFFSKVDVPDHAHYIVALFVFVIGILGMTGNALVIFAFYSNKKLRNLPNYFIVNLAVSDFLMAFTQSPIFFINCLFREWVFGEMGCKMYAFCGALFGIASMINLLAISIDRYLVIAKPLQALRGSSKRRTTLAIVMVWLYSLAWSLAPLAGWSSYIPEGLMTSCTWDYVTYTMANRSYTMMLCCFVFFIPLGIIFYCYLLMFIAIQKTSREVERLGTQVRKSTLIQQRSIRSEWKLAKIAFVVIVVYVLSWSPYACVTMISWAGHANILSPYSKTVPAIIAKASTIYNPFIYAIIHNKYRMTLAEKFSCLSFLSPTPQKECISSISESSFKGSIISRQSTSSRTHFIAASSTSTDVLRDVEMEPLSRTSSDSFRSMLPYSQSFRGRSHKKQLAQNIINITEEKHPSTMTESSRTYELNLISSSLTIATLPLAVLTRRRSQSLTSGISDGSHEKVSISGSHRSDSFDSIIFRKIPSTDPRSPQDVPQIIVISPTSESSLINPDNDCSEESVEGMENNIFVSLNFSSEVFEAVRLLS; this is encoded by the exons ATGTGGTCCAATGTCAGCATGGAGCTAGAGAAAGAACACACCAAGAGCAACTTCTTCAGCAAAGTGGATGTACCTGACCATGCTCACTACATTGTGGCtctatttgtctttgtcattggGATACTGGGAATGACTGGGAATGCTCTGGTTATATTCGCCTTCTATAG taACAAGAAGCTTCGTAACCTGCCTAACTACTTCATTGTGAACTTGGCGGTCAGTGACTTCCTCATGGCCTTCACACAGTCCCCCATCTTCTTCATTAACTGTCTCTTCAGAGAATGGGTGTTTGGAGAGATGG GCTGTAAGATGTATGCATTCTGTGGTGCCCTGTTTGGAATCGCATCTATGATAAACCTACTGGCCATCTCTATTGATCGCTACCTGGTAATAGCCAAGCCGCTGCAGGCCTTACGTGGGAGCTCCAAACGAAGAACCACTCTGGCCATTGTCATGGTCTGGCTTTACTCTTTGGCTTGGAGTCTTGCTCCTCTAGCTGGCTGGA GCTCTTACATCCCAGAGGGCCTGATGACATCTTGCACATGGGATTATGTCACATATACAATGGCCAACAGGAGCTACACAATGatgctgtgctgttttgtcTTCTTCATTCCACTGGGAATTATCTTTTACTGCTATCTGTTAATGTTTATAGCTATACAGAAGACAAGCAG GGAGGTGGAACGTCTGGGGACTCAAGTGAGAAAATCCACTCTGATCCAGCAAAGGTCCATCAGGAGTGAGTGGAAGTTGGCAAAGATCgcttttgttgttattgtggtTTACGTCCTCTCTTGGTCACCATACGCTTGTGTCACAATGATTTCCTGGGCTGG GCATGCCAACATCTTATCGCCATACTCCAAGACAGTCCCTGCAATCATAGCAAAGGCATCAACTATCTACAATCCTTTCATTTATGCTAtaatacacaacaaatacaG GATGACGCTGGCGGAGAAGTTTTCCTGCCTGTCCTTTCTGTCTCCTACCCCTCAAAAGGAATGTATCTCCTCCATCAGCGAGTCCTCTTTCAAGGGCTCTATCATTAGCCGACAGTCCACATCATCAAGAACTCACTTTAttgcagcttcctccacatccacTGAT gtcctgagagatgTAGAGATGGAGCCTTTGAGCAGAACGTCAAGTGATTCTTTTAGAAGCATGTTGCCATACAGTCAGTCTTTCAGAGGCAGGTCCCATAAGAAACAATTAGCGCAGAACATCATCAACATCACAGAGGAAAAG catCCATCTACCATGACTGAATCATCGCGCACCTATGAGCTTAACTTGATTTCCAGCTCTCTGACCATCGCAACTCTCCCCCTAGCAGTTCTTACCAGGAGGCGCAGCCAGAGTCTGACCAGTGGGATTTCAGATGGCAGCCATGAGAAAGTCAGCATCAGTGGTAGCCACAGGAGTGATTCTTTTGATTCcatcattttcagaaaaataccCTCTACTGATCCCAGGTCGCCTCAGGATGTTCCACAAATAATTGTCATCAGTCCCACATCTGAGAGTAGCCTCATCAACCCTGACAATGACTGCTCTGAGGAGAGTGTTGAGGGAATGGAGAATAATATTTTTGTCAGCTTGAACTTCTCATCAGAAGTCTTTGAGGCAGTCAGGCTACTCTCCTGA